The genomic segment ctctctgataAGGTGTGTTTGTTTACCTTCTCACTCTACTTCTTGACTCTGTAACAGTCCCATATTCCTTGTATCGAATTCACCTCACTCCATCTCTGCGAGACAATGAAGGATACACACACCCTGCTTAATCTACTTCTGCTGCTAGTGTACCTAGCAGgtaatatgatttttttttttaaatataacaaCATTGTTTTATGATAACATTTCTTTTTGAGGATGCCTAAATTGGTTTAACATCAGTCAGTAGGTCTGGACTCCTGTTCCTGTTAAGCTCTATAACTACATTTACTTTCAATGTCTATGGAGGTCCAGCTTTTGTTTGGGTGAAAATAGTGTTACATTATAATGTGTTGATTATAGCCTGTGGCTGTTTTGATGAACTTCCAGGATCAGCTTTGACCACTGATGGAGGGAGTGGCAGTACCAGTAAGTGAACCACATCACATAATAGCCAAGCCAAATTATTACAGGATGGAACACATCACTGCATTGATGGGAATGTTGGGTACTTTGAATAATGACTGTGATCGTAGGGTAGTGCTATCAGCTAGCAGCTAACTACAGGCGTTTTATTGGATTATCGTTGTAGTAATTTATCACTGTTACAAGAATACATTTACACCCTGTATCCAATAAATCCTTTATTCttaaacaggtaggcctacattgCCTGATTGTGCACTGTAATTTTCAGATGGTCCCTTGGAACTAACCATTGTGGGACCTGACTTTGTTAAAGTGGGTGTGCCACGCAGCTTTGACTGTGCTGCCCAGTGCTCTCCCTCCTGTAGCTACAGAATGAGTATCGACGGGCAGATTTGGCATGGCAACGAGCTGTTGTTCACAGCTCGCCAGTGGGAGGAGTCCCTAAACCTCACATGCACTGCAAGGAATGATGACTCTGGGAGGTCCTCTACAGTAACAAAGATACTGCAGGTTTTAGGTGCGTGGGTGGTTTGTTGTTTTTATAACACTTCACTTGAAATTAAAGGTGATGGTCTTTATGATATTAGGAATAGAGGAATAATTAAATGTGTTGTAATTTATTGACAAAATGTCTGGATTACTGGATTAGTGCTAGATAAAAATTATTTTGCTAATGTTTTTCACATTGGTCATAggatctagactattatctaaaTGTCTATGTGTTCCTTCTATTAGCTGGACCTACCAACATATCGATCACAGGCCCTGCCCTGATGACCCCAGGGGCCCCTCAAAGCTTCCAGTGTAACGCAGACTGCCGTCCCTCCTGCAACTACACCTGGAAGATAAAGGGCCGATGGCTCGGGGGGCAGGGGAACAAGATTACTGTAATTCCCGAAGAGTTGGCCACCTCTGCTACCCTGAACTGCAAGGCCATCAACAGTGTGTCTGGGCTCTATGCCATGGCAACCAGGACAATTCCTGTAACATGTAGGTTATTCTGAGATTTAGAGCTTCTAACAATTGTAAATTCCCTCTTGTTGTTAGTGTAATGCAATTGTCCATATCCACACCAATAGCTTCATCTATCAATATACATACATCCCCTTATATGGTATGTAGTCTATATTTGTTGGGGTTTTGTTTGAAGTGATACTTGAACCATTGTTTTCCTCTATTTTTTGTCTCCTATCAGCTGGTCCATCAGAGGTCCACGTCATCGGCCCAGACTCTGTTGCAGTCGGCTTCAAGTCCATGTTTCGGTGCACTGCCAAATGCACTCCCGCTTGTGACTACCGCTGGACCATTGATGGTCACACTGTCCACGGCAGTGAGATGGAGATGACGGTCGAGCAACATGTGAAGTCAGAGAAGATTATGTGCCACGCTCAGAATATGGTCT from the Oncorhynchus keta strain PuntledgeMale-10-30-2019 chromosome 33, Oket_V2, whole genome shotgun sequence genome contains:
- the LOC118365890 gene encoding uncharacterized protein LOC118365890 isoform X2; amino-acid sequence: MKDTHTLLNLLLLLVYLAGSALTTDGGSGSTNGPLELTIVGPDFVKVGVPRSFDCAAQCSPSCSYRMSIDGQIWHGNELLFTARQWEESLNLTCTARNDDSGRSSTVTKILQVLAGPTNISITGPALMTPGAPQSFQCNADCRPSCNYTWKIKGRWLGGQGNKITVIPEELATSATLNCKAINSVSGLYAMATRTIPVTSGPSEVHVIGPDSVAVGFKSMFRCTAKCTPACDYRWTIDGHTVHGSEMEMTVEQHVKSEKIMCHAQNMVSTHFEVVTKSIRVEENDKKKILSKIYGCQAVSSLCLSKKTISGRKHQHCTAAETWSRLSPNIAC
- the LOC118365890 gene encoding uncharacterized protein LOC118365890 isoform X1, which encodes MKDTHTLLNLLLLLVYLAACGCFDELPGSALTTDGGSGSTNGPLELTIVGPDFVKVGVPRSFDCAAQCSPSCSYRMSIDGQIWHGNELLFTARQWEESLNLTCTARNDDSGRSSTVTKILQVLAGPTNISITGPALMTPGAPQSFQCNADCRPSCNYTWKIKGRWLGGQGNKITVIPEELATSATLNCKAINSVSGLYAMATRTIPVTSGPSEVHVIGPDSVAVGFKSMFRCTAKCTPACDYRWTIDGHTVHGSEMEMTVEQHVKSEKIMCHAQNMVSTHFEVVTKSIRVEENDKKKILSKIYGCQAVSSLCLSKKTISGRKHQHCTAAETWSRLSPNIAC